The bacterium genome includes a region encoding these proteins:
- a CDS encoding RluA family pseudouridine synthase, with translation MTPFVVPEGSTATIAVLLRGALGCSHREAKELVLAGRALVNGVATLDVAARPRGGAEISLAPEGAPRPKRPLEGPGFRVVHIDEWIVVADKEPGIVTVPTANESPEDPPLVARLLGAMATAGHWIREGLWVVHRIDRSTSGLVLFARSERIAEELRAQFFARTPLREYVAWTEGIPAPPRGELSHVLAENEKSRRVYVARSGEEGKDARLEYEVEAQTSAPAPRARVRARLVTGRRNQIRVQFSAAGWPILGDRFYGASDEGPGRTALHAARLGFVHPGLGAPVEYEAPWPADLVKLDRRLFAQRSPTLRRRR, from the coding sequence TTGACCCCGTTCGTCGTTCCGGAAGGATCCACCGCCACCATCGCCGTCCTGCTCCGCGGCGCTCTGGGCTGCTCGCACCGCGAGGCGAAGGAACTCGTCCTCGCCGGGCGCGCCCTCGTCAACGGGGTCGCGACGCTCGACGTCGCCGCCCGTCCGCGCGGAGGGGCCGAGATTTCGCTGGCCCCCGAAGGCGCGCCGCGTCCGAAGCGGCCGCTCGAGGGGCCGGGGTTCCGCGTCGTGCACATCGACGAGTGGATCGTCGTCGCCGACAAGGAACCGGGAATCGTGACGGTTCCGACCGCCAACGAATCCCCCGAGGACCCGCCGCTCGTCGCCCGGCTGCTCGGCGCGATGGCCACCGCCGGGCACTGGATCCGCGAAGGGCTCTGGGTTGTCCACCGGATCGACCGCTCGACGTCGGGGCTGGTCCTCTTCGCCCGCTCCGAACGGATCGCCGAGGAGCTGCGGGCGCAGTTCTTCGCCCGCACGCCGCTCAGGGAGTACGTCGCCTGGACGGAGGGGATCCCCGCCCCGCCCCGCGGCGAGCTGTCCCACGTGCTGGCCGAAAACGAGAAGTCGCGGCGGGTCTACGTCGCCCGGTCCGGCGAGGAGGGCAAGGACGCGCGGCTGGAGTACGAGGTCGAGGCGCAGACGAGCGCCCCCGCCCCGCGGGCCCGCGTGCGGGCGCGCCTCGTCACCGGGCGCCGCAACCAGATCCGCGTGCAGTTCAGCGCCGCCGGCTGGCCGATCCTCGGCGACCGCTTCTACGGGGCGAGCGACGAAGGGCCGGGGCGGACCGCGCTCCACGCCGCGCGGCTCGGGTTCGTCCACCCCGGCCTCGGCGCCCCGGTCGAGTACGAAGCGCCGTGGCCGGCCGACCTCGTCAAGCTCGACCGACGCCTGTTCGCGCAGCGCTCGCCGACCTTGCGCCGCCGGCGCTGA